A single Alphaproteobacteria bacterium DNA region contains:
- a CDS encoding sulfatase: MRTVFVLFDSLVRSAMSAYADTHVHTPTFKRFAQRAVTFDSHFVGSLPCMPARRDIHTGRMNFLHRSWGPMEPYDNSFPEMLRDANIHSHLVTDHMHYFEDGGATYHGRFRSWDFIRGQEYDPWKAMVQPPIERLQEKYNVKHYDFANNWKRLQNAINREYMIEEKDFCLPRCFDSAFEFLDLNRGADNWFMLLECFDPHEPFHAPDRFKDRYRTGYNGGILDWPHYEKVTESPEEIAEIRANYAALMTACDHYFGKLLDYFDKHDMWKDTAIVLSTDHGFLLAEHDWWGKNLMPYYTDISHIPLIIHHPAHARSAGQRRTCVTQTMDLMPTILDMFGIAIPPEVCGRSLLPMLDADEPIRDIGIFGMFGGPIGATDGRYTYYLYPGDLYGPGLHEYTLMPTHLHSLFSAAEMKTAKLREPFDFTKGMPILKIDALMDARRIPVHDGKQFDPGVGTTLYDISVDPKQLKPFRDDAIERRFLRGIAEQMRLHDAPPEIYARYGIGPKLAA, translated from the coding sequence ATGCGTACCGTGTTCGTCCTGTTCGATTCCCTCGTGCGCTCGGCGATGAGCGCGTACGCCGATACGCATGTGCATACGCCGACTTTCAAGCGCTTCGCCCAGCGCGCGGTGACGTTCGACAGCCATTTCGTCGGCAGCCTGCCCTGCATGCCCGCACGGCGCGACATCCATACCGGCCGGATGAACTTCCTGCATCGCAGCTGGGGCCCGATGGAGCCCTACGACAATTCGTTCCCCGAGATGCTGCGCGACGCGAACATCCATTCGCATCTCGTGACCGACCATATGCATTATTTCGAGGACGGCGGCGCCACCTATCACGGGCGTTTCCGGTCCTGGGACTTCATCCGCGGCCAGGAATACGACCCGTGGAAGGCGATGGTCCAGCCGCCGATCGAACGGCTGCAGGAGAAGTACAACGTCAAACACTACGACTTCGCCAACAACTGGAAGCGCCTGCAGAACGCGATCAATCGCGAATACATGATCGAGGAGAAAGATTTCTGCCTGCCGCGCTGCTTCGATAGCGCGTTCGAATTCCTCGACCTCAATCGCGGCGCCGACAATTGGTTCATGCTGCTGGAATGTTTCGATCCGCACGAGCCGTTCCACGCGCCCGACCGCTTCAAGGACCGTTACCGCACGGGCTACAATGGCGGCATTCTCGACTGGCCCCACTACGAGAAAGTAACCGAGAGTCCCGAAGAAATCGCGGAGATCCGCGCCAATTACGCGGCGCTGATGACCGCCTGCGATCATTACTTCGGCAAGCTGCTCGATTATTTCGACAAGCACGATATGTGGAAGGATACGGCGATCGTATTGTCGACCGATCACGGCTTCCTGCTGGCCGAGCATGATTGGTGGGGCAAGAATCTGATGCCCTACTACACCGACATCTCCCATATTCCGCTGATCATCCATCACCCGGCACACGCGCGCAGTGCCGGGCAGCGCCGCACATGCGTGACCCAGACGATGGATCTGATGCCGACGATCCTCGACATGTTCGGCATCGCGATCCCGCCCGAGGTCTGCGGCCGTTCGCTGCTGCCGATGCTCGACGCGGACGAGCCGATCCGCGACATCGGAATTTTCGGCATGTTCGGCGGGCCGATCGGTGCGACCGACGGGCGCTACACCTACTACCTCTATCCCGGCGACCTCTACGGGCCGGGTCTGCACGAATACACGCTGATGCCCACGCATCTGCATTCGCTATTCAGTGCGGCCGAAATGAAGACCGCGAAGCTGCGCGAACCCTTCGATTTCACCAAAGGCATGCCGATCCTGAAGATCGACGCGCTGATGGATGCGCGCCGCATTCCCGTCCACGACGGCAAGCAATTCGACCCCGGCGTCGGCACGACGCTGTACGACATTTCGGTCGATCCCAAACAGTTGAAGCCGTTCCGCGACGACGCGATCGAACGGCGCTTCCTGCGCGGGATCGCCGAACAGATGCGCCTGCACGACGCCCCGCCCGAAATCTACGCCCGCTACGGAATTGGTCCCAAACTGGCCGCTTGA
- a CDS encoding extracellular solute-binding protein — MNFQFATAFAAASALAFTAAGPAAAQAPFADVGKQAEISILINSSPWFGGFEKAVDLYEKQTGNKVKLDVTPYGGMLEKARNAVRAANSPYDILNLDALWTIEFYEGSFLKPFAEIDQNFALPAEVLTFEDSNYWNAQRRWRTRDGGQLMGYSPNGNIHVLYYRDDLLKQAGLQPPKTWDDVGAICQKLKNPPGMYGFVTRGEKGNPIRYDWTPFLQGAGGSIVKAPQDGDYTVTINSPQAKQALDKFIELQKNCAPPNVGVIGQGDVIQLLATGRAAQGLAVIAAWPTFDDRQKSAVVGKINTAVVPGFPGRNPGVAIGNWVFTVPKNVSAERQRAAVAFSRWFLTAGAQRAYAEAGGIPVRSDTFASDLAAKPEFRWMKAYLDSQQFARQELGYAEGAQVEAVLGLRLNQALIGEMSSGRALNTAAREIEEIFQRSGRRTGKLDALPE, encoded by the coding sequence ATGAATTTCCAATTCGCGACCGCATTCGCGGCGGCGAGCGCCTTGGCGTTCACGGCCGCCGGTCCGGCCGCCGCTCAAGCGCCCTTCGCCGATGTCGGCAAACAGGCCGAGATCTCGATCCTGATCAACTCGTCGCCCTGGTTCGGCGGATTCGAGAAGGCGGTCGATCTTTACGAAAAGCAGACCGGCAACAAGGTGAAGCTCGACGTGACGCCCTATGGCGGCATGCTGGAGAAGGCGCGCAATGCCGTACGCGCGGCCAATAGCCCCTACGACATCCTGAATCTCGACGCGCTGTGGACGATCGAGTTCTACGAAGGCAGCTTCCTGAAGCCCTTCGCCGAGATCGATCAGAACTTCGCCCTGCCCGCCGAAGTGCTGACATTCGAGGATTCGAACTACTGGAACGCGCAGCGGCGTTGGCGCACCCGCGACGGCGGCCAGCTGATGGGCTATTCGCCCAACGGCAATATCCACGTCCTTTATTATCGCGACGATCTGCTGAAGCAGGCCGGCTTGCAGCCGCCCAAGACCTGGGACGACGTCGGCGCGATCTGCCAGAAGCTGAAGAACCCGCCGGGCATGTACGGCTTCGTGACGCGCGGCGAAAAGGGCAATCCGATCCGCTACGACTGGACGCCGTTCCTGCAAGGGGCGGGCGGTTCGATCGTGAAGGCGCCCCAGGACGGCGATTACACCGTCACGATCAACTCGCCCCAGGCCAAGCAAGCACTCGATAAATTCATCGAGTTGCAAAAGAACTGCGCGCCGCCCAACGTGGGTGTGATCGGTCAGGGCGACGTGATCCAACTCCTCGCCACCGGCCGCGCGGCGCAAGGCCTTGCGGTCATCGCCGCATGGCCGACCTTCGACGACCGCCAAAAATCGGCTGTCGTGGGCAAGATCAACACGGCGGTCGTGCCCGGTTTCCCCGGCCGCAATCCGGGCGTGGCGATCGGCAACTGGGTCTTCACCGTGCCGAAGAACGTCTCGGCCGAACGCCAGCGCGCCGCCGTCGCCTTCTCGCGCTGGTTCCTGACCGCCGGCGCGCAACGCGCCTATGCCGAAGCCGGCGGCATTCCCGTGCGTTCCGACACATTCGCGTCGGACCTCGCGGCCAAGCCGGAATTCCGCTGGATGAAGGCCTATCTCGACAGCCAGCAATTCGCCCGCCAGGAACTCGGCTACGCCGAAGGCGCGCAGGTCGAAGCGGTGCTGGGCCTACGCTTGAACCAAGCGCTGATTGGCGAAATGTCGTCGGGCCGCGCGCTCAACACCGCCGCGCGCGAGATCGAGGAGATCTTCCAGCGTAGCGGTCGGCGTACCGGCAAGCTCGACGCGCTGCCGGAGTGA
- a CDS encoding sugar ABC transporter permease, with product MKDDFLNRTFRHWSMWPCLAFLLVLSVYPVLQLIPMALSTIQITAEGTFWTYSPRRNLDLLLGDAVLRDAVVNTLVFVVLSVAIEMVLGFFAALFIACMPRGRNFARTVMILPILLPAVAIGSMWKLMFNYDFGLFNQMVGLIGLNPINWLGDTRWALLSIVIVDVWHWTPFVFLILFASIETLPQDVLEAGRVDGATAWQMISLIILPLLGPALAVAALFRAIVAFKAFDQVYLLTSGGPGTSTELLSLHLNRVFFEQNQLGYGAMLSLSIIGVIVATLAVGKWSATQIERKRTGR from the coding sequence ATGAAAGACGACTTCCTCAACCGGACTTTCCGCCACTGGAGCATGTGGCCGTGCCTGGCGTTCCTGCTGGTGCTGTCGGTCTACCCGGTACTCCAGCTTATACCCATGGCGCTATCGACCATCCAGATCACCGCCGAGGGTACGTTCTGGACCTATTCGCCGCGCCGCAATCTCGACCTGCTGCTGGGTGACGCCGTGCTACGCGACGCCGTCGTCAATACGCTGGTTTTCGTCGTGCTGTCGGTCGCCATCGAAATGGTGCTGGGTTTCTTCGCCGCGTTGTTCATCGCCTGCATGCCGCGCGGCCGCAACTTCGCGCGCACGGTGATGATCCTGCCGATCCTGCTGCCCGCCGTCGCGATCGGCAGCATGTGGAAGCTGATGTTCAACTATGATTTCGGCCTGTTCAACCAGATGGTCGGGTTGATCGGGCTGAACCCGATCAACTGGCTGGGCGACACGCGCTGGGCGCTGCTGTCGATCGTGATCGTCGATGTCTGGCACTGGACGCCGTTCGTGTTCCTGATCCTGTTCGCATCGATCGAGACCCTGCCGCAGGACGTGCTGGAGGCCGGCCGCGTCGATGGCGCCACGGCGTGGCAGATGATCAGCCTGATCATCCTGCCGCTGTTGGGCCCCGCCTTGGCGGTCGCGGCCTTGTTCCGCGCCATCGTCGCCTTCAAGGCGTTCGATCAGGTCTATCTGCTGACTTCGGGCGGGCCCGGTACCTCGACCGAGCTGCTCAGCCTGCATTTGAACCGCGTGTTCTTCGAGCAGAACCAGCTCGGCTACGGCGCCATGCTGTCGTTGAGCATCATCGGCGTGATCGTCGCTACCCTCGCCGTCGGCAAATGGTCGGCGACGCAGATCGAACGCAAGAGGACCGGCCGATGA